A window from Rana temporaria chromosome 8, aRanTem1.1, whole genome shotgun sequence encodes these proteins:
- the FGFBP3 gene encoding fibroblast growth factor-binding protein 3, translating to MRHSSVISFLFLLHCLGTLQSVLGKSDKTANKKTDLQAFGRSGQFTTKHKHVCTWEIVGDAIVSLSLICNETTSSTYNCTYEGEPQRCPLYATKAKQYWKQILGKFRKMKNTCEDKTLKARLCKKSEGVQSQLSKIESDAAAELEKGKTKGKGRVKEKSKGLEGGPVNPEANENAGAEKKPGGKKKKHDSKLHPHPSTLPPMPDVTTAREVNDDIIEQNENLADTYCEEKWHSLCSLLVNFWNG from the coding sequence ATGAGGCACTCCAGtgtcatttcttttctttttttgctgcaCTGCCTGGGTACTTTACAAAGCGTGCTGGGCAAATCTGACAAAACAGCCAACAAGAAAACAGACCTTCAAGCCTTTGGGCGCTCGGGGCAGTTTACAACCAAACACAAACACGTGTGCACTTGGGAGATTGTCGGTGACGCAATTGTAAGCCTGTCATTAATTTGTAACGAGACAACCAGCAGCACCTACAACTGCACGTATGAAGGGGAGCCCCAGAGATGCCCTTTGTATGCTACAAAAGCCAAGCAGTACTGGAAACAAATCCTGGGGAAATTtaggaaaatgaaaaatacatgcgAAGACAAAACTTTAAAAGCGCGTTTGTGTAAAAAATCAGAAGGCGTGCAATCCCAGCTGAGCAAAATCGAAAGCGATGCTGCTGCAGAATTGGAAAAGGGAAAAACCAAAGGGAAGGGTCGCGTGAAAGAAAAAAGTAAGGGGCTGGAAGGAGGTCCTGTTAACCCAGAAGCCAACGAAAATGCTGGTGCAGAAAAGAAACCAGGTGGCAAAAAGAAGAAGCATGACTCAAAATTGCATCCACACCCATCCACTTTGCCACCCATGCCTGACGTCACTACAGCCAGAGAGGTTAATGATGATATTATAGAGCAGAACGAGAATCTGGCAGATACCTACTGTGAAGAGAAGTGGCATTCATTGTGCTCTTTACTTGTTAATTTCTGGAATGGCTAA